CCTGTGAAAGACTTTCGCCAGAAGCTGCAATCTCTTGCACAACGCGGAGTAACGTTACTCCTTGGTTCCTAAAGTTTTCTCCGGATTTCCCTCTAAACAAAGGAGTTGGTGCTGCCGCCTGGAGCTCGTTGGAAGGTCACTTGCTTAACCAATTGGCGTAGCGTAAACGCGTAGTACAGGATGGGCTCATGAAAACCAGGCTAGCGGTAATTCTCAGTCTCCTGCTTATGGCACTCGCCTCAGCAGCCATGGCTGACTCCATGAACGGCAACTACTACATCATTCCGGAAAATCATCCGGATGCTAACAAGACCATTACAGGTCTCCAGACTGGATATGTGCAGTCCACGCTCGGTCCCGACGACTTGCCAGTCGTAACCCCCTTTGGCCAAACGAGCGGAAACATTTCCGATGTGAATGGCTTGGGCGAGATTCTCTGGTGGAGCACCGCCAGCCCCAACGGGGTGACATTTGAGAAGAACCAGGCCGACACTCTGCCGTTGAACTTTCCTTCCAATTTCTTTCCCGACGGCCACTCCGACAACGCCAATGGGTTCCGGGCCGTGCACTGGACCGGCACATTCAATTTGGCTTCACCCGGAAGCGTGACCTTCACCCTTGGAGCGGATGACGACGCCTTCGTGTTCGTGGATGGTGTACTGGCAGTGGACGCCGGAGGTGTGAAGCCGTTGACCCCCGTTCCGACCGTCGTGACCGGTCTCGGTGCCGGCAGCCATACGGTTGAGCTGTTCTTCGATGACCGCCACGTCACCCAGTCCGGTGTTCAGTTCAGCGCTGACGTTGCAATCACGCCGGTTCCGGAGCCAACTTCGCTGGCTCTGCTCGGAACAGGCCTGGTGGGTGCAGTCGGCGCGATTCGCCGCAAGCTGCTGCGCTAAGCTTAGATTCAAGCATCGCAAAAACAGCCGTCCGCCCGGACGGCTCTTTTGTCAGAGAAGAACCCAATAGGCCGCAGACTCTTCCAAAGAGTCATGCCGAGCCCGCTCCCCAACAACACGTGGGAACGGACGTCCCGTCCGTTCAGGTCGAGCGCAGCTCGACCCCCATTAGCGCCTTCCCTCAGCAATGCACATACTTCCGCGGCGCCGCTTCCTGAGGGATCTGCAGTTCCCAACAACACGTGGGAACGGACGTCCCGTCCGTTCAGGTCGAGCGCAGCTCGACAGCCATTGGCGCCTTCCCTCAGCAATGCACATACTTCCGCGGCACCCGCTTCCCGATATTGCACAGGATCTCGTACGCCACCGTATTGGCATAACACGCGTGATCCCACGCTGTGACTGCGCAGTTCTCGCTCGCTCCGATCACGATCACCTCATCCCCCAATTCCGCAGACACGTTGGTGACATCGATCGTAGTAAGGTCCATCGACACCCGTCCCACCACCGGAGCATAGCTGTCGCGCACAATGAACCGCGCGCGCGACGAGAGATGCCGGTTCAGGCCGTCCGCATAACCAATCGGCAGCACCGCGATACGTGCC
The nucleotide sequence above comes from Terriglobales bacterium. Encoded proteins:
- a CDS encoding PA14 domain-containing protein is translated as MKTRLAVILSLLLMALASAAMADSMNGNYYIIPENHPDANKTITGLQTGYVQSTLGPDDLPVVTPFGQTSGNISDVNGLGEILWWSTASPNGVTFEKNQADTLPLNFPSNFFPDGHSDNANGFRAVHWTGTFNLASPGSVTFTLGADDDAFVFVDGVLAVDAGGVKPLTPVPTVVTGLGAGSHTVELFFDDRHVTQSGVQFSADVAITPVPEPTSLALLGTGLVGAVGAIRRKLLR